Proteins found in one Miscanthus floridulus cultivar M001 chromosome 4, ASM1932011v1, whole genome shotgun sequence genomic segment:
- the LOC136548643 gene encoding UDP-glycosyltransferase 90A1-like has translation MAKGHTIPLMDLTHLLRHQQQATVTFLATPGNAAFVHAVLAGADGMAIVELPFTDNLTDSGAPPHAEYVEALDSLSSLSAFVESVSQLRPRFEELTLADIPFSFNDPATTGPIREIDAKVGYAIANSHALIVNTFDAMEGHYIQHWNRHVSSRA, from the exons ATGGCCAAGGGCCACACCATCCCGCTCATGGACCTCACCCACCTGCTCCGACACCAGCAGCAGGCCACCGTCACCTTCCTCGCCACCCCGGGCAACGCGGCGTTTGTCCACGCCGTGCTGGCCGGCGCCGACGGCATGGCCATCGTGGAGCTCCCCTTCACCGACAACCTGACCGACTCAGGCGCCCCACCGCATGCGGAGTACGTCGAGGCCCTCGACTCGCTGTCCTCCTTGTCGGCCTTCGTCGAGTCCGTCTCACAGCTACGGCCGCGGTTCGAGGAG CTCACCCTCGCCGACATCCCGTTCTCCTTCAACGACCCGGCGACGACGGGGCCGATCCGCGAGATAGACGCCAAGGTCGGGTACGCCATAGCCAACAGCCACGCCCTGATCGTGAACACCTTCGACGCCATGGAGGGCCACTACATCCAGCACTGGAATCGGCACGTCAGTTCTAGGGCCTAG